Sequence from the Pseudophaeobacter arcticus DSM 23566 genome:
GCTGAGCAGGCGGCTGACGGCAGGTTGGCCCAGCCCCATGACTTCACCGGCAGTCTGGACGCTGCCCAGGCGCATGAAGGCATCAAAGGCCTCGAGTTCCCGTAACTTGATCATCTTGATGCTCCCTCAGTATTCGTTTTTAACATACTGAAAGCGTTGCTTGTCAATATAGGAATACTGTGGAAGAGGAAGCGCATCGTGAATTCCGGTCGGGCTCCCGGCCGCATTGTGGGAGGATACCATGAAAAAACTCATCTCTGGCCTTGCTCTGGCCGTCTCGATGGCCGCTGGCGCTGCCGTGGCCGCCGACTACCCTGAAAAGGCTGTTACCCTGGTGGTACCCTATGGCCCCGGCGGTGCCTCCGATCTGGCAGGGCGCGCCCTCTCCGAAAGCGCAAAGCCCTATCTGGGCCAGCCAGTGACCGTGGTGAACAAGCCCGGCGCAGGCGGTATGAACGGCGCGCGTTTCGTTTCCGACGCGGATGCGGATGGCTACACGATGCTGCTGGCCCGTGTTGGCATGGCGCTGACCCCGGCAGTGAACCCGCAGGCGACGGTTGACTGGGACGACTACACCTTTGTTGGCGGCCTGGAAGCCACCCCGATGATCCTCGCGGTGAAGGGCGATGCGTCCTATGACAGCGTGCAGGATCTGGTCGCCGCAGTGAAAGCAGCCGAGGGCCGCATGGCCTATGCGGCCTCCGGTGCCACCGCGATCGACGGGTTTACCGTGCAGTCGCTGCTGTCCGACGCCGGTCTGGACCCGCTGACCGCCGCGACCCTGGTGCCCTACAAGGGCGGTGGCGCATTGGCGACCGCGCTTCTGGGTGGCCATGTGGATTTCCTGGCGATCTCGGCGGGCTCGCTGATGCCGCATATCGAGAGCGGCAGCATGAAGCCGCTGATGGTCTTTGCCCCCGAGCGCATGGACAAGCTGCCCGATGTTCCGACAGCTGCCGAGCTGGGGTTTGAGCAGGCCGGTCAGGTCACCGGCTGGAGCGCGCTTTATGCGCCCAAGGGTCTGCCTGAGGACGTGATCGCCAAGTGGCAGGACGTGCTGGGCCAGATGGCCACCGACGAAACCTGGCTGACCCTGGCGGAACGCCGCGGTTCCATCTCGACCGTGGGCGCCGTGGATATGCCTGCCTATGCCAAGGCGCAGTACGAACTGTTCAACGGCCTGGCAAAGAAGTTCGGCTACCTACCGGCTGAATAAGTCCATAGCGCCTTTACTCACAAGACTGGAGCGGCCCCGCCCCCTACCGGGCTGGCGGGGCTGCGCCTCCTTCAGCGAAAGATCGAGCGATGACCAAACCTCTCTTTCGCGGCCTTTTGATCGCAGCCGTTTTTGCCCT
This genomic interval carries:
- a CDS encoding Bug family tripartite tricarboxylate transporter substrate binding protein translates to MKKLISGLALAVSMAAGAAVAADYPEKAVTLVVPYGPGGASDLAGRALSESAKPYLGQPVTVVNKPGAGGMNGARFVSDADADGYTMLLARVGMALTPAVNPQATVDWDDYTFVGGLEATPMILAVKGDASYDSVQDLVAAVKAAEGRMAYAASGATAIDGFTVQSLLSDAGLDPLTAATLVPYKGGGALATALLGGHVDFLAISAGSLMPHIESGSMKPLMVFAPERMDKLPDVPTAAELGFEQAGQVTGWSALYAPKGLPEDVIAKWQDVLGQMATDETWLTLAERRGSISTVGAVDMPAYAKAQYELFNGLAKKFGYLPAE